The proteins below come from a single Aegilops tauschii subsp. strangulata cultivar AL8/78 chromosome 6, Aet v6.0, whole genome shotgun sequence genomic window:
- the LOC109751143 gene encoding uncharacterized protein isoform X1, with product MFPVLLLLLLPHVLQSAWARTFSNMTDMDTLLAFKASLSIQPGALAAWNTTTDFCSWPGVSCSLKHKHRVTVLNLASEGLAGTITPSIGNLTFLKILDLSQNNFHGGIPSSVGCLFRLQHLNFSSNSLDSDINPDMKNCSSLESVDLDLNLLTGEIPAWLGGLPNLKTIQLYRNRFTGIIPPSIANLSALETIDFAANQLEGVIPEGLGKMTSLSSIILSENHLAGTIPAAFFNLSSLTTFAVAANKLHGKLPSDLGAHLPNLKDLLLGTNRFTGYLPASLVNATKIYRLDMSFNGLTGRLPPEIGMLCPKYLSVSENQIVASTPQDWEFMTFLTNCTRLRVLRLSGNMLAGVLPSSVGNLSAQLQVLYVGYNMISGTIPFGISNLVRLNYLTLSHNQFTGVLPESMGRLNLLQALFMHDNLLTGFIPSSLGNMTQLLGLGAWSNKFEGPLPASLGSLKEITAIDLSYNKFTGPLPKEIFNISSLSDTLDLEGNYFTGPLPPQIGGLTALTNLYLSQNNLSGTLPNELSNCQSLVTLLLDHNSFSGTIPSSISKMRGLAFLNLTKNTLSGEVPQEFGLMGGIKELYLAHNNLSGHIAESLENMASLYQLDLSFNNLDGKVPSQGVFSNVTGFLFEGNSGLCGGISELHLPPCPPESMEHTMRKRNLIITIATPIAGIIICLCVVLVFFTIRKKSKARSTTMGGFQLMDDNYPRVTYAELVQGTSGFATDNLIGRGRYGSVYKCSLLLNTIMTTVAVKVFDLRQSGSSKSFLAECEALGRIRHRNLISVITCCSSSDSDQNDFKALVLEFMPNGSLDRWLHIDVHASQQLQGLTLMQRLNIAVDIADALDYLHNNCEPPIIHCDLKPSNILLNEDLVAHIGDFGLAKILSEPAAEQLINSKSSIGIRGTIGYVAPEYGEGGQVSSCGDVYSFGTVILELFTGMAPTHDMLRDGLTLHKHAENAFTGMLMQIVDPVLLSIEEANLTSLQDGSNTMEHGRNAILSVMKVALSCSNHAPTERMCMRDAAAAIRRITDSYVKNKTN from the exons ATGTTCCCTGTTCTTCTGCTGCTTTTGTTGCCGCATGTACTCCAGTCGGCATGGGCGAGAACATTCAGTAACATGACTGACATGGATACCTTGCTGGCATTCAAGGCAAGTCTAAGCATCCAGCCAGGTGCCCTAGCTGCATGGAACACAACTACTGATTTCTGTTCATGGCCAGGTGTCAGTTGCAGCCTCAAGCATAAGCACAGGGTTACCGTGCTGAACCTCGCTTCGGAGGGCCTTGCCGGAACAATAACACCATCAATTGGAAACCTCACGTTTCTGAAAATACTAGACCTCAGCCAAAACAATTTTCATGGAGGAATACCTTCATCAGTTGGCTGTTTATTTCGGCTACAACATCTTAACTTTTCCAGCAATTCACTTGATAGTGATATAAACCCGGACATGAAGAACTGCTCCAGTCTTGAGAGCGTCGATCTTGATTTAAATTTGCTAACCGGAGAAATCCCTGCATGGCTTGGAGGCTTGCCAAATCTGAAGACCATACAACTGTATAGGAACAGGTTCACTGGGATAATCCCGCCGTCAATTGCCAACCTCTCAGCACTGGAAACAATCGATTTCGCTGCAAACCAACTGGAAGGTGTCATCCCAGAGGGCCTTGGCAAGATGACTAGTCTCTCCTCCATTATACTGAGTGAAAACCACCTCGCAGGCACTATCCCTGCAGCTTTCTTTAACCTTTCCTCTCTGACCACCTTCGCTGTGGCAGCAAATAAGTTGCATGGTAAACTGCCCTCAGACTTGGGGGCTCACCTCCCAAATCTCAAGGACCTACTCCTCGGCACCAATAGGTTTACAGGATACCTTCCAGCTTCTCTTGTGAATGCAACAAAGATTTATAGACTAGACATGTCGTTCAACGGCTTGACCGGTAGATTGCCTCCGGAGATTGGAATGCTCTGCCCAAAATACCTCAGTGTTTCAGAAAATCAGATCGTGGCAAGTACCCCGCAGGACTGGGAGTTCATGACGTTCTTGACAAACTGCACACGCCTTCGTGTATTAAGGCTCTCTGGAAACATGCTAGCTGGCGTGTTGCCAAGCTCTGTTGGCAACTTATCAGCACAACTTCAAGTACTTTATGTTGGATATAATATGATTTCTGGAACAATACCATTTGGCATAAGCAATCTTGTCAGACTAAATTATTTAACACTCTCTCACAACCAATTTACTGGTGTCTTGCCTGAAAGCATGGGAAGGCTAAATTTGCTACAAGCCTTGTTTATGCATGATAATCTGTTGACAGGGTTCATTCCATCCTCCCTTGGAAACATGACACAGCTACTAGGTCTTGGTGCATGGAGTAACAAGTTTGAGGGGCCTCTTCCAGCAAGCTTAGGGAGCCTCAAGGAGATAACTGCAATCGACTTATCATATAATAAGTTCACAGGTCCATTGCCTAAAGAGATCTTTAACATATCGTCCCTGTCGGACACCCTAGATTTGGAAGGCAACTACTTTACTGGTCCTCTTCCACCTCAAATTGGCGGTCTGACAGCGCTTACAAACTTGTACCTCTCCCAGAACAACTTATCTGGGACACTGCCCAATGAACTCAGCAATTGTCAAAGCTTGGTAACACTCTTGTTGGACCATAACTCCTTTAGTGGTACTATTCCCTCATCTATCAGCAAAATGCGAGGCTTGGCATTTCTAAATCTTACCAAGAACACACTCTCCGGTGAGGTTCCTCAAGAGTTCGGACTCATGGGCGGCATTAAAGAATTGTATCTTGCACACAACAACTTGTCTGGTCATATTGCTGAAAGCTTGGAAAACATGGCATCATTGTACCAATTAGACCTGTCCTTCAATAATCTGGATGGCAAAGTTCCATCACAGGGCGTGTTTAGTAATGTGACCGGATTTCTATTTGAAGGGAATTCAGGGCTTTGTGGTGGTATTTCAGAATTACATTTGCCCCCATGCCCACCAGAATCAATGGAACACACCATGAGAAAACGCAATTTGATTATCACAATAGCTACCCCAATTGCTGGCATAATTATATGCTTGTGTGTGGTGCTTGTTTTCTTCACAATAAGAAAGAAATCAAAAGCTCGGTCCACAACCATGGGAGGATTTCAACTTATGGATGACAATTATCCTAGAGTTACTTATGCTGAATTGGTCCAAGGAACAAGTGGCTTTGCTACAGACAATTTGATTGGTAGAGGACGATATGGATCAGTGTATAAGTGTAGTTTGCTGCTAAACACCATTATGACCACAGTAGCTGTGAAGGTGTTTGATCTTCGACAGTCTGGATCTTCCAAAAGCTTTCTAGCTGAATGTGAGGCACTTGGTAGGATCCGCCATCGAAATTTGATTAGTGTCATAACTTGCTGCTCAAGCTCTGACTCAGACCAAAACGACTTCAAGGCCCTTGTGTTGGAGTTCATGCCTAATGGGAGCCTAGATAGGTGGTTACACATTGATGTACATGCATCACAGCAACTGCAAGGTTTGACATTGATGCAGAGATTAAATATTGCAGTTGATATTGCTGATGCATTAGATTATTTGCACAACAACTGTGAACCACCAATAATTCACTGCGACTTGAAGCCAAGCAACATTCTTCTTAACGAGGATTTAGTTGCTCACATTGGGGACTTCGGCCTTGCAAAGATTCTTTCTGAACCAGCAGCGGAGCAGCTGATTAATTCAAAGAGCTCCATTGGAATAAGAGGAACGATTGGATATGTAGCTCCAG AGTATGGCGAAGGCGGTCAAGTTTCTTCATGTGGAGATGTATATAGCTTCGGAACTGTCATCCTCGAGTTGTTTACAGGCATGGCACCAACTCATGATATGCTCAGAGACGGGTTAACCTTGCATAAGCATGCCGAGAATGCATTTACAGGGATGCTAATGCAGATTGTTGATCCAGTGCTACTTTCCATTGAAGAAGCCAATCTGACTAGTCTGCAGGATGGAAGCAACACAATGGAACATGGCAGAAATGCCATATTGTCTGTCATGAAGGTTGCGCTATCATGCAGCAATCATGCACCAACAGAGAGAATGTGCATGAGAGATGCTGCTGCTGCGATTCGCAGGATAACGGATAGCTATGTTAAAAATAAGACAAACTGA
- the LOC109751143 gene encoding uncharacterized protein isoform X2: MKNCSSLESVDLDLNLLTGEIPAWLGGLPNLKTIQLYRNRFTGIIPPSIANLSALETIDFAANQLEGVIPEGLGKMTSLSSIILSENHLAGTIPAAFFNLSSLTTFAVAANKLHGKLPSDLGAHLPNLKDLLLGTNRFTGYLPASLVNATKIYRLDMSFNGLTGRLPPEIGMLCPKYLSVSENQIVASTPQDWEFMTFLTNCTRLRVLRLSGNMLAGVLPSSVGNLSAQLQVLYVGYNMISGTIPFGISNLVRLNYLTLSHNQFTGVLPESMGRLNLLQALFMHDNLLTGFIPSSLGNMTQLLGLGAWSNKFEGPLPASLGSLKEITAIDLSYNKFTGPLPKEIFNISSLSDTLDLEGNYFTGPLPPQIGGLTALTNLYLSQNNLSGTLPNELSNCQSLVTLLLDHNSFSGTIPSSISKMRGLAFLNLTKNTLSGEVPQEFGLMGGIKELYLAHNNLSGHIAESLENMASLYQLDLSFNNLDGKVPSQGVFSNVTGFLFEGNSGLCGGISELHLPPCPPESMEHTMRKRNLIITIATPIAGIIICLCVVLVFFTIRKKSKARSTTMGGFQLMDDNYPRVTYAELVQGTSGFATDNLIGRGRYGSVYKCSLLLNTIMTTVAVKVFDLRQSGSSKSFLAECEALGRIRHRNLISVITCCSSSDSDQNDFKALVLEFMPNGSLDRWLHIDVHASQQLQGLTLMQRLNIAVDIADALDYLHNNCEPPIIHCDLKPSNILLNEDLVAHIGDFGLAKILSEPAAEQLINSKSSIGIRGTIGYVAPEYGEGGQVSSCGDVYSFGTVILELFTGMAPTHDMLRDGLTLHKHAENAFTGMLMQIVDPVLLSIEEANLTSLQDGSNTMEHGRNAILSVMKVALSCSNHAPTERMCMRDAAAAIRRITDSYVKNKTN; the protein is encoded by the exons ATGAAGAACTGCTCCAGTCTTGAGAGCGTCGATCTTGATTTAAATTTGCTAACCGGAGAAATCCCTGCATGGCTTGGAGGCTTGCCAAATCTGAAGACCATACAACTGTATAGGAACAGGTTCACTGGGATAATCCCGCCGTCAATTGCCAACCTCTCAGCACTGGAAACAATCGATTTCGCTGCAAACCAACTGGAAGGTGTCATCCCAGAGGGCCTTGGCAAGATGACTAGTCTCTCCTCCATTATACTGAGTGAAAACCACCTCGCAGGCACTATCCCTGCAGCTTTCTTTAACCTTTCCTCTCTGACCACCTTCGCTGTGGCAGCAAATAAGTTGCATGGTAAACTGCCCTCAGACTTGGGGGCTCACCTCCCAAATCTCAAGGACCTACTCCTCGGCACCAATAGGTTTACAGGATACCTTCCAGCTTCTCTTGTGAATGCAACAAAGATTTATAGACTAGACATGTCGTTCAACGGCTTGACCGGTAGATTGCCTCCGGAGATTGGAATGCTCTGCCCAAAATACCTCAGTGTTTCAGAAAATCAGATCGTGGCAAGTACCCCGCAGGACTGGGAGTTCATGACGTTCTTGACAAACTGCACACGCCTTCGTGTATTAAGGCTCTCTGGAAACATGCTAGCTGGCGTGTTGCCAAGCTCTGTTGGCAACTTATCAGCACAACTTCAAGTACTTTATGTTGGATATAATATGATTTCTGGAACAATACCATTTGGCATAAGCAATCTTGTCAGACTAAATTATTTAACACTCTCTCACAACCAATTTACTGGTGTCTTGCCTGAAAGCATGGGAAGGCTAAATTTGCTACAAGCCTTGTTTATGCATGATAATCTGTTGACAGGGTTCATTCCATCCTCCCTTGGAAACATGACACAGCTACTAGGTCTTGGTGCATGGAGTAACAAGTTTGAGGGGCCTCTTCCAGCAAGCTTAGGGAGCCTCAAGGAGATAACTGCAATCGACTTATCATATAATAAGTTCACAGGTCCATTGCCTAAAGAGATCTTTAACATATCGTCCCTGTCGGACACCCTAGATTTGGAAGGCAACTACTTTACTGGTCCTCTTCCACCTCAAATTGGCGGTCTGACAGCGCTTACAAACTTGTACCTCTCCCAGAACAACTTATCTGGGACACTGCCCAATGAACTCAGCAATTGTCAAAGCTTGGTAACACTCTTGTTGGACCATAACTCCTTTAGTGGTACTATTCCCTCATCTATCAGCAAAATGCGAGGCTTGGCATTTCTAAATCTTACCAAGAACACACTCTCCGGTGAGGTTCCTCAAGAGTTCGGACTCATGGGCGGCATTAAAGAATTGTATCTTGCACACAACAACTTGTCTGGTCATATTGCTGAAAGCTTGGAAAACATGGCATCATTGTACCAATTAGACCTGTCCTTCAATAATCTGGATGGCAAAGTTCCATCACAGGGCGTGTTTAGTAATGTGACCGGATTTCTATTTGAAGGGAATTCAGGGCTTTGTGGTGGTATTTCAGAATTACATTTGCCCCCATGCCCACCAGAATCAATGGAACACACCATGAGAAAACGCAATTTGATTATCACAATAGCTACCCCAATTGCTGGCATAATTATATGCTTGTGTGTGGTGCTTGTTTTCTTCACAATAAGAAAGAAATCAAAAGCTCGGTCCACAACCATGGGAGGATTTCAACTTATGGATGACAATTATCCTAGAGTTACTTATGCTGAATTGGTCCAAGGAACAAGTGGCTTTGCTACAGACAATTTGATTGGTAGAGGACGATATGGATCAGTGTATAAGTGTAGTTTGCTGCTAAACACCATTATGACCACAGTAGCTGTGAAGGTGTTTGATCTTCGACAGTCTGGATCTTCCAAAAGCTTTCTAGCTGAATGTGAGGCACTTGGTAGGATCCGCCATCGAAATTTGATTAGTGTCATAACTTGCTGCTCAAGCTCTGACTCAGACCAAAACGACTTCAAGGCCCTTGTGTTGGAGTTCATGCCTAATGGGAGCCTAGATAGGTGGTTACACATTGATGTACATGCATCACAGCAACTGCAAGGTTTGACATTGATGCAGAGATTAAATATTGCAGTTGATATTGCTGATGCATTAGATTATTTGCACAACAACTGTGAACCACCAATAATTCACTGCGACTTGAAGCCAAGCAACATTCTTCTTAACGAGGATTTAGTTGCTCACATTGGGGACTTCGGCCTTGCAAAGATTCTTTCTGAACCAGCAGCGGAGCAGCTGATTAATTCAAAGAGCTCCATTGGAATAAGAGGAACGATTGGATATGTAGCTCCAG AGTATGGCGAAGGCGGTCAAGTTTCTTCATGTGGAGATGTATATAGCTTCGGAACTGTCATCCTCGAGTTGTTTACAGGCATGGCACCAACTCATGATATGCTCAGAGACGGGTTAACCTTGCATAAGCATGCCGAGAATGCATTTACAGGGATGCTAATGCAGATTGTTGATCCAGTGCTACTTTCCATTGAAGAAGCCAATCTGACTAGTCTGCAGGATGGAAGCAACACAATGGAACATGGCAGAAATGCCATATTGTCTGTCATGAAGGTTGCGCTATCATGCAGCAATCATGCACCAACAGAGAGAATGTGCATGAGAGATGCTGCTGCTGCGATTCGCAGGATAACGGATAGCTATGTTAAAAATAAGACAAACTGA